The genomic interval GCAAACGCATGCCCTTCCGCTACAAACAGCCCCAGTAGCCAGAGCAAATCGTCCGTAATCGGAATGTGGTTGGGTAGCGCGATACTACGCCCTGCTGTGTACAGCCGGATCCTGGCATCCTTCGGCCACGTCAGTTTTCCGGCATGCCAGAGCGCAGCCGCCACATAGAGCGGCAGATAGGCACCTTTCAGGTACTTACGATAAGCACAGCTGGCTGTATTCCGGGCGGAGCGGCTACCCTGAAAACGGCCGCTGCGTAGCAGCACGTCCAGAATAAACGCGCGTTCGCGGGCAATCACCGTCCGTAGCGAAGGCGCCTGAAGGGCATAGCGCCAGAGTTCCGGTGCTTCTCGCGTACGGATCAGATGTTCGGCCAGATTGATCGCCGTCCGGTCCTGTTCCACGACGGGCAGTCTGGCCGGAATGGCGATGTAATCTCCGACTTTTAGCTCACGCACAGGCACGGCTTCGGGCAGGCCATCGGCGCCCCGCCGGAATACGCTGTGGTCGCCCGTTACGCGAATGGACCGTCCGTAGCGGGTTCGGATAAGGTAGGCATCCTTGTTCCACGACGGGTGCTTGATGAAAGCCCGGGCCAGCCGAAGCTCCATGCGGTAGGTGCGGGGATTGAAAGCAGGGACATAAATGCGACGGGGCACAACCAGACGCTCCTGTTCGACCGACCGCGCATAGTCTTCCACCGCCTCGACGTGCATCGTCTCATCGTTGAAAAGCACCACAGTCTCGTCGGCCATGATGCTGTTAAAGATGCGCACGATGCGCACGTCGACGCCGTGGTAGCGGTGGTAGGCCATCGTCATGGCCTCGGCAAAGCGCTTGGCCTCGTCGTAGACGCCCCGCAGCCCCACCGGGTTGACGTTGCCCCAGTAGTCTTCGGGCTGCGGGTGCACCAGCGGATCGCCGTAGACCTCGCTGGTCGAGGCCAGCAGAAAGCGCGCACCTTTGGCCTTGGCCAGTCCCAGCGCCTTGTGCGTGCCCAGCGCCCCCACCTTGAGCGTCTGAATCGGATACTTCAGATAGTCGGCGGGAGAGGCCGGGCTGGCAAAGTGCAGCACGTAGTCGAGCGGCCCCTCCACATAGATGAAATTCGTCACATCGTGGTGGATGAAGTGGAACCGCTCGTGGCCGATCAGATGCGCGATATTGTCCGGGGAGCCCGTGATGAAGTTATCCATGCAGATCACTTCATGGCCCTCGGCCAGAAACCGCTCGCACAGGTGCGAGCCGATGAAGCCGGCGCCCCCCGTGATCAGCGTACGCGGTGGACGACTCATGCGCCTGTTTTTCCGTCGGTTGTGCTTGAACTGGCCAGCAGCGCCGGATCCGGGTTGGCATGCGGTGGATAGTGCGGCCGGCCGATCGAGTAGTACTCAAAGCCCATCTCGGCCATCCGCTTCGGATGGTACAGGTTACGGCCGTCAAAGATCAGCGGCCGCGCCAGCCGATCCCGCATGCGCTGAAAGTCCGGTCGCCGGAACTCGTTCCACTCCGTGCAGATGATCAGCGCCTCGGCACCGTCGAGCGCCTCGTACATGCCCGGTGCATACGTGAGTGCATCGCCAAAGACGGCCCGCGTGTTTTCCATCGCTTCCGGATCGAACACCACGATATCGGCGCCGTGCTCCAGCAGCTTGCGAATGATCACATGCGAGGGGGCCTCGCGCACATCGTCGGTGTTCGCCTTGAAGGCCAGGCCCCAGACGGCCAGCCGACGCCCTTCGAGCTGCCCGTTGAAGTAGTCGTAGACGCGCTCGGCCAGCAACCGCCGCTGCCGCTCGTTGACGTCGAGCACAGCCTTCAGAATCTGAAACGCGTAGCCGTACTCCTCGGCCGTGCGCGCCAGCGCCTTGACGTCTTTCGGGAAGCAACTGCCGCCAAAGCCAATTCCGGCGTAAAGGAACTGCTTGCCGATGCGGCTGTCGAGGCCGATCCCGCGCCGCACTTCGTCGACGTTGGCCCCGACCCGTTCGCACACGTTGGCGATCTCGTTCATGAACGTAATCTTCGTCGCCAGGAAGGCATTGGCCGCGTACTTGGTCATCTCCGAGCTGCGCTCGTCCATGACCAGGATCGGGTTGCCCTGGCGCACGAACGGCTCGTAGAGCTGCGTCATGATCTCCGCCGCTCGCGGGCTGCGCGTGCCGATGATCACGCGCTCAGGCTTCATGAAGTCGTCGACGGCCACGCCCTCCCGGAGAAATTCTGGATTGGAGACCACATCGAACTGCTCGCCGGCCTTCAGTCCGTAGGACTCGAAAATCTCCCGCACGCGGTCGGCCGTTCCCACGGGCACCGTGCTCTTGTTGACGATGATCTTGTAGCCGGTCTCCGGATGGGCGGCCATCCACCGGGCGATCTGATCGGCGACGCCCAGCACATAGGAGAGATCGGCCGAGCCGTCTTCGCCCGGGGGTGTGGGCAGCGCCAGAAAGATCACCTCGCTTTCGGGCAGGGCGTCTTCCAGCGACGTGGTGAAGTGCAGCCGGCCTTCCCGCCGGTTACGCTCGTAGTAGATTTCCAGACCGGGCTCAAAGATGGGCAACTCGCCCCGGTTCAATTTTTCGATCTTACGGGCATCGATGTCCACGCAGACCACCTCGTTGCCCATTTCGGCAAAACAGGTGCCGGTCACCAGACCGACGTACCCCGTACCAACAATGGCCAGCTTCATGTTACCTCTTATGTTTTACCCCGGGTCACTCCAGCGCTGTAAGAAAAGCCACGCGGTGCCTCCACGCATGCGCCTGTGGCGAATGTGCCCCTGCACTTTTTGCGTGCCTCTGTCAGACAGTTCGGCGGATTAACGCGGAAGTAAAGCCTGAAGATGCCATTTTGCTGCGATGCGCGCGCTTTTCATGAAAATCCCGTCGAGGTGTGCCTTCAGCATGTCCGTGTGGCAGGTCGACACTGCGAACGTGCATACATCGGCGGACACAAAGGTCCGCCCCTACATGGTGAAAACGGTATCGCTTGCCCGGTAGGGGCGTCGCGCCGTGTGCTTTCGAGGATGCCGCGCACAGGCACCGGGATACCCGGCCGGTCCGAAGGGTCCCGGGATTTTCATCTAACCGCCAGGCCGTTTCTCCGGCATCCGACGATCACCCGGCATGCAGGCCCAGTCGGCGTTCCAGCGCTTCGCGGCGGCTGCGGCTGACCTTCAGGCGCACGCCGTTTTTCAGACGCACGGCATAGCGACCGCCGGCGCCACGGAGGAGCACGTCAATCAGGTCAATCCGCACGATGGCGGACCGATGGATCCGGATGAACAGGTCCGGATCGAGCCGCTCCTCGAGCGTCTGCATCTGCTCACGGATCACGTACACCTGGTCACCCACGTGCAGCTCGGCATAGGGCCCACTGGCCGTGATGTAGTCGATCTGTCGGACCGGAATGACGCGCACCTGGCCGCGCATTTCGACGGCAATGCGTTCCAGGTATTTCGAAGGCTTCGGCGGCGCCGCAGGCCGGTCGTCCTGCAGGAGTTGCAGCAGACGCTCGCGCAGCGCCTCCACTTCCCGAAGTTTCAGCAGGCGGCGGGCGCGCTCCAGCGCCTGTTCGAAACGCTCGTCGTCGAAGGGTTTGAGCAGGTAGTCGATGGCCGCCACCTCGAAGGCTTTGAGCGCGTACTGGTCGTAGGCCGTCACGAAGATGGTGACGGGCATCCGCTCGGGACCGATCTCGCGCACCACGTCGAGACCGGTCATACCTGGCATCTGCACGTCGAGGAAGACCAGGTCGGGTTGCAGCGTGCGAATGGCTTCGACAGCTTCTCGGCCGCTCGTGGCCTGTCCGACCACTTCGATGTCCTCGCGGCCTTCGAGCAGGTCCAGCAGACGCTGACGAGCCAGCGGCTCGTCGTCGACGATCAGGACACGTAGCGGACGGTCAGGTGTCGGCATGGGCGCTCACGTGCAGGTCAGCTGCTGTATGATACGGCAAACTAATGCAGACTTCCACGCCGCCCTCCGGGGGCTGACGCAGCTCCATCCGGTAGGCGTCGCCGTAGAGTCCCTCCAGACGGGCCCGGGTGTTGCGCAGTCCCAACCCTTCCTGCCACTGTCCGTTGCCGGAGAGGCCCGGACCGTTGTCGCGCACGTACAGCCAGAGCTGATCGCCTTCGCGCCAGGCGCGCAGCGTGATGCGCCCGGTCGTTTCGAGACGGCTTATCCCATGCTTGATGGCGTTTTCCACGATGGGCTGCAGGATTAGATTCGGCACCAGCGCATCCAGCACGTCCGGGTCGATTTCCTGCTTCACCTCCAGCCGCCCCTGAAAGCGAATCTGTTGAATGTCGAGGTAACCCTGCAGAAAGCGCAGCTCCTGAGAGAGCGGCACCTCCTGTGCCCCGCTTTCGTCGAGCGTGTAGCGCAAGAGCTCGCTCAGTCGTGCGATCATGTGCCGCACGCCTTTCGGGTCGCGCTCGACCAGCGCCGAGATGGCGTGCAGCGTGTTGAAGAGAAAGTGCGGGTTGAGCTGCATGCGCAGCGCCTGCAGCCGGGCTTCGGTCAGGCGCGCCTGCAGGTCGGCCGCCTGCGCTCGGAGCTGGGCGGCTTCCTGCTGGCGCTGCTGGTAGCGGACGAAGTAGTCCCGGGCAAAGCCGGCCGCCAGCACGGCAAAGAAGGTCACCAGGTCGTTGATGAACCAGAAGTGGCGAATGCCCTCCAGCAGGTCAGCACGGCCACGTCGCCAGGGTAATTGATAGACGTAAAGGTAAAGGAAGTCCACCCAGACTTCCATCAGCAACGCCACGGCCAGCCCGATGCCCAGCAGGAGCAGCAAGCGACCGACCCACCGGGGACGATCGAAAGCCATTCGCCGACTCAGCCAGAAGATACCCGGCGTCAGCAGCGCCCAGGTGTAAAACTCCGAAAAGATGTGCAGGACCTGCCGGCGCACCAGCGACGCTTCCTGTCCGGCCCAGCGGGGATCCAGCAGTCTACCCGTCGCTACCAGCACGGCCAGAAACGTCCAGAACAGCCAGATCACCAGCACCTCTACCCAGCGTCGCCGCAGGAATCCTGTCCCGGCGCTTTTTGCTTCGTGCAAGGCGGCCATGTATTTCCGTTTCGCTGTGAATGACCAGAACTGAAACGCCCGGATTTTCAAAAGGTCGCCTCTGTTGCATGAGCTGCACCGATGGGTTTATGAATGGCACCACCCTGCTTTATGGCACAACTTTACCATATTTTCACAAACAATCGGTTACGACTTTGCCGTGCTGTTGTCTTTCTCGTCAGCAGTGCGGGCTGCTGGCCGTTCTCGCGCCCGCTTTTGCCGACATCGATTGCGAAAGCCATTCACATCGGGCCATGAAACGGCAACTCCTCGGGTTTCTGGTCGTTCTGTGCGCCTTACCCGTCTATGCCCAGACGGTCCTCTTTCAGGAGTCGGTCGACACGACCGGAGCGCTTCCAGTCGGCTGGCTGGCGCGCCGCTGGACAACGACCGACCAGACGCCGTCGCCGGGCTCCGGCGGATTCAGCTTCGCATTGCAGGGGCGCCAGGCGGATCGGCTCTGCACGCCGGTGTTCGATGCGCGGGCGGCCACCCCGGACACGCTGTCCTATCTGGCGCGCCGGACGGGCTCGTATCCGGCGTTGCATCTGGTTGTGCGGGCATCCGTGGACGGCGGCCACACGTTTCCTTACGTCGTCGCGGCGGCCGGCGAGGCCCTACCGGAGGCCGATGGCAGCTGGACGGCGCTGCGCTTTCCCCTATCGCCTGAACTGTCGGGCACGCCGGCCCTGCAACTCTGCTTCGATGCCTTCGGAGGCACCAGCTCCAGCGCCCGCGTACAACTGGACGACATTACCTTACAGGGCACGGGGCAACTGCGCCGGTGGCCGCTGGCCGCATGGCCTGCGCACATCGATGCGGGCTTTGTGGCGGTGGGCGATACCGTGTCGCTGCCGCTTCAGGTACGTAACCAGACCGACAGTACGCTGATCGTCACGCTGCCGGCGCCGCCATCGCCCTGGTGGCTGTCACGAAGCGCCGTGGTCCTGCTGCCCCACCAGACCGACACGTTGACCCTTTTCGTGGCTCCCGCCCTGGCCGATACGTTTGCAGTCACCTGGGGGATACCGCTGGAAGGCGACACGTTCTCGGTGTCCCTGCATGTTACCTCGACGCCTCCGCTCCATGCGCTGGGCTGGCATACGCCAACCATTGCAGCCCGCGCGCAGGATACCGTGCAACTGGGATTGCAGCTTCAGCTTTCGGGAGAGGCGACCGCCCTGCAGGGGCTGCTGGTGACCGCCCTGTTGCCAGCGCACAGGCTGACCTATCTGGAGACGCTACCCGGCGCCTCGCTACCAAATCCGACGCAGTGGACGCTGCAGACTGTCCAGCGTGGCGACACGCTACAGGTTTTGCTGCTAGGTGAGGGCATCCATGCGCTACCTGCTGGAAGTTATCCGGAATTGCTGCGGCTCCAAATGGTGCCCGGCGACGTGCCGGACACGACCCGTCTGATCCTGACACTGAACACTTTGCAGGCCACCACGGCCACTCCAGAGGCTGCTCCCATGGTGCTGGCGCTCCACCCGCGGCGCCTGCATCTCACGGTGCGTCCGCGTACGGCGCAGGCCGTCCTTTTTCCGGATACGCTGCGGTTACCGATCACCGTGGTCGGAAGCCGCCGGACGGCCACCGCCTACCTGAGCAATCCCGGCGGCGAGCGCACGCTCCACGCCCGTGTCCTTCCTCCCTCGGATCCCACGCTGACCGTCGCGCCCGACTCGCTGGCCGTCGCGCCGGACGATACGGCCCGGCTGACGATCACCTTTCGGCCCACCCTCCGTGAATTCGGCTATCGCGTGGCGACCGTGCACGTCCGGCACGACGGACTGGGCACGGACACGCTGCTTGTGGTCGAAGCAACCGGCGTCGGCGGACTTGGCGACGCCACCGAAGAAGGTGCCGTGGACGTGGCCGATCTGCAGCGGGGCATCCGGTTCGTGCTTGCGCAGGAAGCGCCGGAAGCACAGGATCGGCTGGTGCTCGACGTGGCGCCGTTTCCGTACGGGGACGGTCGGTTGCAGCTCGACGATCTGAGCGTACTGGTACAGGCCATCGCGCGTAACGCCTGGCCCGACGGTCACCCGCTTCCGGTGCC from Rhodothermus marinus carries:
- a CDS encoding sensor histidine kinase, encoding MAALHEAKSAGTGFLRRRWVEVLVIWLFWTFLAVLVATGRLLDPRWAGQEASLVRRQVLHIFSEFYTWALLTPGIFWLSRRMAFDRPRWVGRLLLLLGIGLAVALLMEVWVDFLYLYVYQLPWRRGRADLLEGIRHFWFINDLVTFFAVLAAGFARDYFVRYQQRQQEAAQLRAQAADLQARLTEARLQALRMQLNPHFLFNTLHAISALVERDPKGVRHMIARLSELLRYTLDESGAQEVPLSQELRFLQGYLDIQQIRFQGRLEVKQEIDPDVLDALVPNLILQPIVENAIKHGISRLETTGRITLRAWREGDQLWLYVRDNGPGLSGNGQWQEGLGLRNTRARLEGLYGDAYRMELRQPPEGGVEVCISLPYHTAADLHVSAHADT
- a CDS encoding LytR/AlgR family response regulator transcription factor, which codes for MPTPDRPLRVLIVDDEPLARQRLLDLLEGREDIEVVGQATSGREAVEAIRTLQPDLVFLDVQMPGMTGLDVVREIGPERMPVTIFVTAYDQYALKAFEVAAIDYLLKPFDDERFEQALERARRLLKLREVEALRERLLQLLQDDRPAAPPKPSKYLERIAVEMRGQVRVIPVRQIDYITASGPYAELHVGDQVYVIREQMQTLEERLDPDLFIRIHRSAIVRIDLIDVLLRGAGGRYAVRLKNGVRLKVSRSRREALERRLGLHAG
- a CDS encoding UDP-glucose dehydrogenase family protein: MKLAIVGTGYVGLVTGTCFAEMGNEVVCVDIDARKIEKLNRGELPIFEPGLEIYYERNRREGRLHFTTSLEDALPESEVIFLALPTPPGEDGSADLSYVLGVADQIARWMAAHPETGYKIIVNKSTVPVGTADRVREIFESYGLKAGEQFDVVSNPEFLREGVAVDDFMKPERVIIGTRSPRAAEIMTQLYEPFVRQGNPILVMDERSSEMTKYAANAFLATKITFMNEIANVCERVGANVDEVRRGIGLDSRIGKQFLYAGIGFGGSCFPKDVKALARTAEEYGYAFQILKAVLDVNERQRRLLAERVYDYFNGQLEGRRLAVWGLAFKANTDDVREAPSHVIIRKLLEHGADIVVFDPEAMENTRAVFGDALTYAPGMYEALDGAEALIICTEWNEFRRPDFQRMRDRLARPLIFDGRNLYHPKRMAEMGFEYYSIGRPHYPPHANPDPALLASSSTTDGKTGA